In Vibrio atlanticus, the following proteins share a genomic window:
- the cydD gene encoding heme ABC transporter permease/ATP-binding protein CydD: MDKKKQRSLNKWLKQQSKLAKRWLMIAISLGVLSSVFLIAQAALLASILHQLIIENVDKSELVGHFAGLALSVVGRAGCTWGREIAGYRCGEQIRVYIRQLILDKLRELGPAYIKGKPAGTWATLLLEQVEDMQDFFSRYLPQMSLSVMIPFIILVVVFPVNWAAGLIFLITAPLVPMFMALVGMKAADANRKNFKALQRLSGHFYDRLQSMTTIRLFDRTNAETEVLKGASEVFRTRTMDVLKIAFLSSAVLEFFTSISIAMTAVYFGFTYIGELNFGHYGAGITLFAGLFILILAPEFYQPLRDLGTFYHAKQQAVGAAESIVEFLETDITKVKSGNTQLDPAQGINIEATDLKVLSPEGVQLVGPISFALNTRQSTALVGPSGAGKTSLINAILGFMPYEGSLKINGIELRDLDLASWRKTISWVGQNPLLLHGSIRDNVTLGKHNIADQVVENALEQSFASEFVNEHGLDYMISDRSGGLSVGQSQRLALARAMIQDGQFWLLDEPTASLDTRSEQLVMKGINSNIESRTALLVTHQLAPLQSVDNILVMRDGGLVEQGHYSQLSTAGGLFEEMLNANLAQQDNKGNLDA, translated from the coding sequence ATGGATAAGAAAAAACAACGCAGCTTGAACAAGTGGCTTAAGCAACAGAGTAAGTTAGCGAAACGCTGGCTTATGATTGCGATTAGCCTTGGCGTACTTTCAAGCGTGTTTTTAATTGCTCAAGCAGCTCTTCTCGCCTCTATTCTTCACCAGCTGATCATCGAAAATGTCGATAAATCTGAACTGGTTGGTCATTTCGCAGGCTTGGCATTATCGGTCGTTGGCCGTGCTGGCTGTACATGGGGACGTGAAATCGCAGGTTATCGCTGTGGTGAACAGATCCGTGTCTACATCAGGCAACTCATCCTAGATAAATTACGTGAGTTAGGCCCTGCTTACATTAAAGGTAAACCTGCTGGTACGTGGGCAACGCTGTTGCTAGAACAAGTCGAAGACATGCAAGACTTCTTCTCTCGTTACTTACCTCAGATGTCTCTGTCGGTAATGATTCCATTCATTATTTTGGTTGTGGTGTTCCCAGTAAACTGGGCAGCAGGACTGATCTTCTTGATTACTGCTCCACTGGTGCCGATGTTCATGGCACTTGTTGGTATGAAAGCGGCCGATGCAAACCGTAAAAACTTCAAAGCGCTGCAGCGTCTTTCAGGTCACTTTTACGACCGTTTGCAGTCAATGACAACCATTCGTCTATTTGACCGCACCAACGCTGAAACAGAAGTACTGAAAGGTGCATCTGAAGTGTTCAGAACGCGTACTATGGATGTGTTGAAAATCGCTTTCTTGTCTTCTGCGGTACTTGAGTTCTTCACGTCTATCTCTATCGCGATGACGGCGGTTTACTTTGGTTTCACTTACATCGGTGAGCTTAACTTCGGCCACTACGGCGCAGGCATTACGCTATTCGCGGGTTTGTTTATCCTTATTTTAGCACCAGAGTTTTACCAACCTCTGCGTGATTTAGGTACTTTTTACCACGCGAAGCAACAAGCGGTTGGCGCAGCCGAAAGTATTGTCGAGTTCCTAGAAACCGACATCACTAAGGTTAAATCAGGCAACACTCAGCTCGATCCGGCTCAAGGCATTAATATTGAAGCTACCGACCTAAAAGTGTTAAGCCCTGAAGGTGTTCAATTAGTTGGTCCTATCTCGTTCGCACTGAACACTCGCCAATCGACTGCATTAGTTGGCCCAAGCGGTGCGGGTAAAACAAGTTTGATCAACGCTATTCTTGGTTTCATGCCTTATGAAGGAAGCTTGAAAATCAATGGTATTGAATTGCGTGACTTAGACTTAGCCTCTTGGCGTAAAACCATTAGCTGGGTTGGTCAAAACCCGTTGCTACTGCACGGCAGCATTCGTGACAACGTCACTCTAGGTAAGCATAATATCGCTGACCAAGTTGTTGAGAATGCACTTGAGCAATCATTTGCTAGCGAATTTGTAAACGAGCACGGCTTGGATTACATGATTTCTGATCGCTCTGGCGGCCTGTCTGTTGGTCAATCTCAACGTTTGGCGTTGGCTCGTGCAATGATTCAAGACGGTCAGTTCTGGTTGCTTGATGAACCCACTGCCAGCCTAGATACTCGCAGTGAGCAGCTCGTGATGAAAGGCATCAACAGCAACATCGAAAGTCGCACTGCCCTGCTTGTGACGCACCAACTTGCCCCTCTTCAATCGGTCGATAACATTCTGGTTATGCGCGACGGTGGTCTTGTAGAACAAGGTCATTACTCTCAGCTTTCGACTGCGGGTGGTTTGTTTGAAGAGATGCTGAACGCGAACTTAGCTCAACAAGATAATAAGGGTAATTTAGATGCGTGA